One stretch of Pigmentiphaga aceris DNA includes these proteins:
- a CDS encoding LysR family transcriptional regulator has product MKHLLLLMAIREHRSLTRVAEHMATSQPAITQALADLEGIFGAPLFTRSSRGMVPTALGELAVSRAQTLLADVAHWAQDIEAVDQGRAAHLHVGVIPFLPGRMLAQAIGRTQPQGRRVTVTLHEDTSDHLIARLRAHELDCVIGRMSAILDMSGLSYDVLYQQEPRLIAHKRLAARLGRRPLAWAELAELDWVLGARKTPMREQITDFFLRAGVAPPPPVVESLSSKVIGELVAANERAVSIVPADIAQELVRIAGVAIVRHRFGWTLPPITLFQRSESAQYPEQALFAAALRQVCAELVPAANAG; this is encoded by the coding sequence ATGAAGCACCTGCTGTTGCTGATGGCAATCCGTGAGCATCGGTCGCTCACGCGTGTGGCAGAACACATGGCCACCAGTCAGCCGGCAATCACGCAGGCGCTGGCGGATCTTGAAGGCATCTTTGGGGCACCCTTGTTCACACGCTCATCGCGCGGCATGGTGCCAACTGCGCTGGGCGAGCTTGCCGTGTCGCGTGCGCAGACCTTGCTGGCCGATGTCGCCCACTGGGCGCAGGACATCGAAGCGGTAGACCAGGGGCGGGCGGCCCATCTGCATGTGGGGGTGATTCCGTTTCTGCCAGGACGCATGCTTGCGCAGGCCATCGGCCGCACGCAACCACAAGGCCGACGCGTGACGGTCACGCTGCATGAAGACACCAGCGACCATCTGATTGCGCGCTTGCGCGCGCATGAACTGGATTGCGTGATCGGGCGCATGTCTGCGATTCTGGACATGAGCGGCCTGAGCTACGACGTGCTGTATCAGCAAGAGCCTCGGCTGATCGCACACAAGCGGCTGGCGGCGCGGCTGGGGCGTCGGCCACTGGCCTGGGCCGAGCTGGCAGAACTCGATTGGGTACTGGGCGCGCGCAAGACGCCGATGCGTGAGCAGATCACGGACTTCTTTCTGCGAGCAGGCGTGGCACCGCCGCCGCCGGTGGTGGAAAGCCTGTCTTCCAAGGTGATCGGAGAACTGGTGGCGGCCAACGAGCGGGCCGTATCGATCGTGCCGGCCGACATTGCGCAGGAACTGGTGCGCATTGCCGGCGTGGCCATCGTGCGCCATCGCTTCGGCTGGACCTTGCCGCCCATCACACTGTTTCAGCGCAGCGAGAGCGCGCAGTACCCGGAGCAGGCCTTGTTTGCGGCGGCCTTGCGTCAGGTC